From the Kitasatospora atroaurantiaca genome, the window GGCCCAGCGGTGCGGCCGGGGTCGGGGTGCGGCGCGGTTCACGGCCGAAGGCGGTGAGCAGGACGGCAGCCACCGCCACGACCGCACCCAGGACGAGGTAGCCGGTGCGCAGGCTGGTGACGGTCTGCGAGGCGATGAGGACGCCGAGGGTGCCGCCGACGGGCAGTCCGAGGCCGACGACGGCGGAGGCGGTGCCGCGCTTGGCGCGCGGGATCCGGTCGGGCACGACGGCGGTGACCGCGGACTGGTAGATGTTCATCGCGGCCTGCCCGAGGCACCAGCCGATGGTCGCGAGCAGGACGGTGTGGACGTTCCCGAGCAGGTACATCGTGGCCAGGGCCGCCAGGCCACCGCCGAGGATCCAGGGGCCGCGGCGGCCGGTGCGGTCCGACAGGGCGCCCGCGACCGGGTTGAAGAACGTCGCGAAGACGGCACTGACGCCGCCGATCATCCCCAGGGTGGCGACCTTGTTTGCGGGGTCGATCTGGGCGATCTGTACGGGCATCAGGACCGAGCCGACGCCGAGGTAGAGGGCGAACATCGCGGTGTTGGCGAGGGCCAGCAGCGGGAGCAGTCCGCCCGTCCTGGCCGGGGGCTCGGTGGCCGGGGCGGATCTGCGGTCCGCGGCCGTCGTCGTGGTGGTCATGGTG encodes:
- a CDS encoding MFS transporter translates to MTTTTTAADRRSAPATEPPARTGGLLPLLALANTAMFALYLGVGSVLMPVQIAQIDPANKVATLGMIGGVSAVFATFFNPVAGALSDRTGRRGPWILGGGLAALATMYLLGNVHTVLLATIGWCLGQAAMNIYQSAVTAVVPDRIPRAKRGTASAVVGLGLPVGGTLGVLIASQTVTSLRTGYLVLGAVVAVAAVLLTAFGREPRRTPTPAAPLGRQLKAFLSALGSHDFRWAFIGRALMVLGYFCVLSYQLYILTDHITLPAGLEPTAAIAVLTPVSMAAMAVSTVIGGVLSDRWNRRKLFVGLSAALAGLVMVVPVISPTWTGMLVFSALNGLAFGCFMAVDTAVVTLVLPRAEDAARDMGVLNIASAGPQIVAPFIAAAVIGHLGGYTGLFLVGGALSLLGALAIVPIRSVR